Proteins from a genomic interval of Pseudomonas sp. RC10:
- a CDS encoding DUF4381 domain-containing protein → MSLLDQLQPMILPAPVSAWPPAPGWWIVLALLPALGYGLWRARVLLPKRAPGEAAEQPLDPRRQAALIELAQMPKPYDGAPAGAWLQQINGLLKRLCRNDYPYSQSHTLNGRKWLAFLDNRCPAAGLTRWMILVEGAYKPECKLDDKAINGLTQSVDTWIRKHV, encoded by the coding sequence ATGAGCCTGCTGGACCAGCTGCAACCGATGATCCTGCCCGCACCGGTCAGCGCCTGGCCGCCCGCCCCCGGTTGGTGGATCGTACTGGCCCTGTTGCCTGCGCTGGGTTACGGCCTGTGGCGGGCGCGGGTCTTGCTGCCCAAACGAGCCCCCGGCGAAGCCGCCGAACAGCCGCTGGACCCACGCCGTCAGGCTGCGCTCATCGAACTGGCGCAGATGCCCAAACCCTATGACGGCGCGCCCGCTGGCGCCTGGCTGCAACAGATCAACGGCCTGCTCAAACGCCTGTGCCGCAACGATTACCCCTACAGCCAGAGCCACACCCTCAACGGCCGCAAATGGCTGGCGTTTCTCGACAACCGCTGCCCGGCCGCCGGTCTCACCCGCTGGATGATTCTGGTGGAAGGCGCCTACAAGCCCGAATGCAAGCTCGACGACAAGGCGATCAACGGCCTGACCCAGTCGGTCGACACCTGGATTCGCAAACATGTTTGA